ACTTGAAGTGGATATTGCGACTGTAAATAAAGGAATTTTGATAACTGAACTCACACGATAATGAAAACCCGCATAAATAGTGAAGAATTATCGTGTGGTAGTGGTAGTCAATCACTTAAGGGCGGTGATGGTAATGTTGTTGATTTGGGCTAGACATAATCACCGATGCGCGTAAATGTCCTTCAACACAAATATAAGAGTGAGGCGCATTACCATGAAAAGCGTAAAAATCCCCTGTCTCTAATAAGACAGTCTCATCATTATCAAAACGCATCATTAGCTTGCCAGAATAGACCATGATATGTTCTTGAGTGCCGTCAGCATGAGCTGGGCTATTAATAATTGCACCGTGCTTCATCTCGATATGCCAAATTTCGGTAATATTACCGATGCCAATACGAAATTTAAACTCTTGGGCATAATCGCCAACAATCGGTTTATGTCGTTCTAAGCGAGGGTATTCTTCGCGCGTAAAACTAAATAAATC
This genomic stretch from Proteus vulgaris harbors:
- a CDS encoding transcriptional regulator is translated as MNSQPPKKTNEYLGNKVKQLRQSRNLSLNELSRKSGISKAALSKLESGDSNPRIDTLEAIAIALGFPLGDLFSFTREEYPRLERHKPIVGDYAQEFKFRIGIGNITEIWHIEMKHGAIINSPAHADGTQEHIMVYSGKLMMRFDNDETVLLETGDFYAFHGNAPHSYICVEGHLRASVIMSSPNQQHYHHRP